The Knoellia sp. S7-12 region TCCGATGACGACCGGCACGGCCAGGATCCGGACCGCCCGTCGTCCCCACAACTCCTTCACGCGCTCAGTCTGCCAGCGGTAGGCGGACGGCATACCGGCGTGTCTGTCCCGGAGGGGAGGAATTGGCGAGTTAGGGACGCGGGGCGGAGGTGAGGGCGTCGCGCATGGGGATGAGCTTGGCGTCCGACTCCGCCACCTCGGACTCCGGGTCGGAGCCGGCGACGATGCCGCACCCGGCGTAGAGCGACATGCGCTGATCGTCATTGGGGTGAATCGCCCCTGACCGCAACGCGATTCCCCACTCTCCGTCACCACTGGCATCCATCCAACCCACAGGTCCGGCATAGCGGCCGCGGTCCATGTGTTCGAGCTCGGTGATCAACGCATCGGCCACCAACGTCGGCGTCCCGCACACGGCAGCGCTCGGGTGCAGCGACTCAGCCAGCGCCAGCGACGTCGTGGCGTCGGTCAGCACACCCGCGACATCGGTCGCCAGGTGCATGACATTGGACAGGTGCAGGACGAACGGTGCCTCGGGGACATTCATCGAGGAGCAGTGCGGTGCAAGGGCATCGGCGACCGAGCGCACGGCGTACTCATGCTCCTCGAGGTCCTTCGACGAGCGGGCCAGCGACGCCGCCAGTGCCAAGTCGTGATCGTCATCACCGGTGCGACGGATCGTGCCGGCCAGGACCCGAGAGGTCACGAGACCCTTCTCGCGGCGAACCAACATCTCGGGAGTTGCCCCGACGAGTCCGTCGACGGCAAAGACCCACGTCGACTCATAGCTCTCGGCCAGCCGCCCCAACAGCCACCGCACGTCGATCGGCGCAGCCGTCCGCACGTCCAGATCGCGGGCCAGCACGACCTTGTCGAGCTCGCCCGCCTGGATGCGGGACACCGCCTCGGCCACGGCCCCGGCCCACTCGGTCGGTGACAGGGAGCCGTCGGCAAACGACACCTCGCCCGGAGACAAAGGGTCCGACGTAGCCACCGGCTCGATGCTCGGGGGAAGCGCATCCGTGGACGTCGTCGTCACCCACCACTGGTCACCCCGGCGACCGACGACGACCGAAGGCACGACGAGAGTGGCGCCGGAAGGTGAGTCGGCGGCATACGAGATCGCGCCGAAGGCGACGGGTCCGGTTCCCGGAAGGTCGACCTCGTCGCGCACGACTGCGGACCCCGAGACCTCACGCCACCACGACTCCAGCGCGGCAAAGCGATCGGCGCCATGTGCCGTGACCGATGCCGTGCGGCCCCAGCCGACGAGGCCGTCGCCACGGCGAACCCATGAAGTGGTGTCGCGCGCACTCGTGGCAGGCAGAAGTGCCAGCAGGGCCGTGCCGTCCGCGGGGGACAGCGCGACGGTGCGGGCGACGAGGGGCGCGTGGGGCGCAATGTCCGTTTCGGACGTGGGCTGGGACGTCATCACGCTGAGCGTAACCCCGAGGGGCGGCGGTCCCCGAATGGGCGCGGTGAGATGATGGCGACATGAGCCGCGCCTCCCTCGACAAGGACCCCCGCGACGTCGCGGCGATGTTCGACGACGTCGCCGAGAGGTACGACGTGACCAATGACGTGCTCTCCCTCGGCCAGGACCGGCTGTGGCGACGAGCCGTCCTCCAGGCAGTCGCCGCACAGCCGGGGGAGCGGGTCCTCGACATCGCCGCCGGCACCGGGACGTCGAGCGAGCCGTTCGCCGACAAGGGTGTCCACGTCGTCCCCGCCGACTTCTCGCTCGGCATGCTGCGCGTCGGCAAGAAGCGTCGTGACGATCTCGGCTTCACCGCCGCCGACGCGATGCGCCTCCCCTTCGCCGACGAGTCGTTCGACGTGGTGACGATGTCGTTCGGGCTGCGCAACGTCGCCGACACCGACGCGGCGCTGCGTGAGTTCGCTCGCGTCACCAAGCCGGGCGGGCGCCTCGTCGTGTGCGAGTTCAGCCAGCCGGTCAACGGGCCGTTCCGCAAGGTCTACAGCGAGTACCTCATGGCGGCCCTGCCCCGTGTGGCCCGCAAGGTGAGCTCCAACCCCGAGTCCTACGTCTACCTCGCCGAGTCGATCCAGGCGTGGCCCGACCAGAAGGCGCTCGCAACCCGGGTCGCGCAGGCTGGTTGGAGCGACGTCGCCTGGCGCAACCTGAGTGGCGGCATCGTAGCCCTGCACCGGGGCACCAAGTCGCTCTGAGGCAGCCTCCGCGCACTTAGGTTCGCCTTAGTGAGCGCCGACAATTCGGCTGCATAGAGTGGGTCGGTGTTCGTGAAGACTTTCACAAGCAAGGTGTGTCGTTGATCCTCGCCCAAGCTGCCGCTGGCCTCGCCAGTGCCGTCCGCGACTCTGATCGCGCGGACGTCGTCGTCATCGGAGCCGGCCCCGCCGGTTCCGCTGCTGCGGCACACCTGGGCGCAGCTGGAATCGACGTCCTTGTCCTCGAACGCACTCCCAGCACCACCGCTCGCAGGGGCGCCGAAGTCCTGTCACCGCGCGCCGTCGCCGAGCTCGACGCCCTGGGTCTGACGCAGGCCGACACCGAGGGCTGGCACCGCGCGACGGGCGTCCGCTTCGTCGGCGGCGGGATGCGCCTGGCTCTCGCGTGGCCCGACGTCGCCGGCCGCCCCGGACGTGGATTCGTCCGGTCGCGCGCCGCTCTCGACGAGAGCCTTTCGGCGTATGCCGTGTCTCGCGGCGCGCGCCTTCGTCGCGCCACCGAGGTCACCGGCCTCACGACCGATGCGTCCGGCCGGGTGAGCGGCGTGTCCGCTGACGGCCTCACGGTCGAGGCCGCCGTCGTCATCGACGCCTCGGGTGCAGGGGCAGGCGTGCAAGGCGCCAGGTCAGGCGTGGCCGCGACCGCGGACTTCGTCAGCCCGCGCCACAGCGACGACCACCTCGAGTCCTGGCTCGAACTCTCCGACGCTGCAGGCACGCGCCTGCCCGGTCACGGCTGGATCGTCGGCCGTGGCGACGGCCACGTCACCGTCGGTGTCGGAGCCCTGGCCGATGACACGAGCGCAACAACCGACAAGTGCGCCTTCGTCCTCCGGCAGTGGCTCACCGCGCTGCCGGCCAACTGGCAGCTCACCGACGCGACGATGACCGCGCCCATCAGCGGTTCCCGCCTGGGCACTCATCGCGACGCTGGTCCCCGCTACGCGAACGGCGTCCTGCGCGTCGGCGACGCAGCCCAGCTCGCGGACCCGCTGACCGGCGAGGGCCTCACTGCCGCACTGGCATCGGGACGCGTCGCTGCTGAGGTCGTCGCCGCAGCCCTTGCCCACGGAACTGCCGCCGAACGCGAAGGTGTGCTCGCGGCATACGCCACGCTTGTGGACGGTGCACTGGGACGGCGGCGCACCCTCGGCCGCGTCGCTGCCCGCCTCATCGACCGCCCGTGGATCACTCACCTGGCCACGACCTACGCCCTGCCACGAGAGCGCCTCATGAAGCTCGTGCTGGGCCGCCTCACCACGCCGAACAATCCTGCAGTTGAGACCTGCGTCACGCCCTCTACGATGGGGCGCGTGATCCGAGCCGCCGCACACCCAGGCACCGAAAGGGGAGTTGATCAGCGATGAGCAACCCCTACGTCCCGATCCTCTTCCTCCTGGCACTCGGCTTCGGATTTGCCGCGTTGTCGGTGGGCACCAGCCTCGTCGTGGGACCCAAGCGCTACAACCGCGCGAAGTCCGAGCCGTACGAGTGCGGGATCCAACCCTCGCCGCGTGCAACCGGCGGTGGTCGCGTGCCGATCAAGTACTTCCTCACGGCGATGCTCTTCATCATCTTCGACATCGAGTCGGTGTTCCTCTACCCGTTCGCCGTCGCCTTCGATTCCCTCGGACTGTTCGCCCTCGTGGAGATGGTGCTGTTCATCCTCACCGTGTTCGTCGCCTACGCCTATGTGTGGAAGCGCGGCGGACTGGAATGGGACTGATGACCTCCTGTATGCCGGGTATGCCGGGTGCTGCCTTTGATCTGACTGGAAGGGTTCGCTGATGGGACTCGAGGAGAAGCTGCCCGCAGGCTTTGTCCTGACGACGCTCGAGAACGTCGCCGGATACATGCGCAAGGCCTCGATCTGGCCGGCCACGTTCGGCCTCGCCTGCTGCGCCATCGAGATGATGGCCGTCGGCACACCGGACTACGACATCGCCCGCTTCGG contains the following coding sequences:
- a CDS encoding isochorismate synthase is translated as MTSQPTSETDIAPHAPLVARTVALSPADGTALLALLPATSARDTTSWVRRGDGLVGWGRTASVTAHGADRFAALESWWREVSGSAVVRDEVDLPGTGPVAFGAISYAADSPSGATLVVPSVVVGRRGDQWWVTTTSTDALPPSIEPVATSDPLSPGEVSFADGSLSPTEWAGAVAEAVSRIQAGELDKVVLARDLDVRTAAPIDVRWLLGRLAESYESTWVFAVDGLVGATPEMLVRREKGLVTSRVLAGTIRRTGDDDHDLALAASLARSSKDLEEHEYAVRSVADALAPHCSSMNVPEAPFVLHLSNVMHLATDVAGVLTDATTSLALAESLHPSAAVCGTPTLVADALITELEHMDRGRYAGPVGWMDASGDGEWGIALRSGAIHPNDDQRMSLYAGCGIVAGSDPESEVAESDAKLIPMRDALTSAPRP
- a CDS encoding demethylmenaquinone methyltransferase; its protein translation is MSRASLDKDPRDVAAMFDDVAERYDVTNDVLSLGQDRLWRRAVLQAVAAQPGERVLDIAAGTGTSSEPFADKGVHVVPADFSLGMLRVGKKRRDDLGFTAADAMRLPFADESFDVVTMSFGLRNVADTDAALREFARVTKPGGRLVVCEFSQPVNGPFRKVYSEYLMAALPRVARKVSSNPESYVYLAESIQAWPDQKALATRVAQAGWSDVAWRNLSGGIVALHRGTKSL
- a CDS encoding NAD(P)/FAD-dependent oxidoreductase; this translates as MILAQAAAGLASAVRDSDRADVVVIGAGPAGSAAAAHLGAAGIDVLVLERTPSTTARRGAEVLSPRAVAELDALGLTQADTEGWHRATGVRFVGGGMRLALAWPDVAGRPGRGFVRSRAALDESLSAYAVSRGARLRRATEVTGLTTDASGRVSGVSADGLTVEAAVVIDASGAGAGVQGARSGVAATADFVSPRHSDDHLESWLELSDAAGTRLPGHGWIVGRGDGHVTVGVGALADDTSATTDKCAFVLRQWLTALPANWQLTDATMTAPISGSRLGTHRDAGPRYANGVLRVGDAAQLADPLTGEGLTAALASGRVAAEVVAAALAHGTAAEREGVLAAYATLVDGALGRRRTLGRVAARLIDRPWITHLATTYALPRERLMKLVLGRLTTPNNPAVETCVTPSTMGRVIRAAAHPGTERGVDQR
- a CDS encoding NADH-quinone oxidoreductase subunit A, with amino-acid sequence MSNPYVPILFLLALGFGFAALSVGTSLVVGPKRYNRAKSEPYECGIQPSPRATGGGRVPIKYFLTAMLFIIFDIESVFLYPFAVAFDSLGLFALVEMVLFILTVFVAYAYVWKRGGLEWD